The sequence AGGGCTAATCAGTATGATTTTCAGTTGGTTGATAAACAGATATTAAATATAGGATTTGCTCCCTGGGCCCATTGGGTCCGATGCCAAATCCGAAATGAAGCGAACCAGGAACAGGCGTTAGTATTTGGGGTGGATTTTGTTTATATCGACGACCTTGCCTTCTACATCGTGGATGATCAGCGAAAAGTACGCTACAGGAAGGAACATATTAGCCGTAGAACTCCGATTGTTGATCGGCCAATGGCTCACCGTATGTTTGCCTTTCCAGTGATCATAAAGCCGAACCAGACACTAACCCTTTATTGCCGAGCAATTCGTGAGAAGAGTGTATTAATGTTACCTATTACACTTTACAGCCAGCATGAATTTATAAAATACGGGTTTTCATTCGATCTGCTGATTTCGCTGGGCACCGGCATTTTGCTCATTGCGTTTTTAACTAGCTTATCGTTATTTCTGGTAACAAAAAAAAGTCTGTTATGCTATTATGCGATTTATACCGTAAGCTACGGAATTGCTTTTATGGGCATGGTAGGTATCTGGGATCACTATATGCCCAATATCCCTCTATTGGGAGAAAACACGCATTTGGTTATGTTTGGTATAGCCGGATTTGCACAATTAAATTTTACAATTGAGTTTTTGCTACTTCGGAGTCTATTGAATCGGAAATGGATTAATGGTATAAAAATTATTTCCTTACTCTCACTCTCAGCAGCCGTTTATGTATTGATCCTGCCTTTCAGTTTTACAAACTCATCCATTATAGCTATCGTTGGCCTGGTTACAGAACTTCTCATATTAGGCCTTATTGTTTTTGGACTAATTCATCGAAAATATGAAGCCTTGATCTATTTTATTAGCTTTCTCCCCCTACTAATAAGCATTACCTGGTTTGCCATTTCGGTACTGTTTTCGGTCGATATAAGTTGGGTGTTTTTTAAGTTTGGTTATGCTATTCCATTTGTCCAGATCATCGTGTTAGGCATTGGTATTGGATTTAAATTAATTCGAGAGAAAGAAGAGTCGTTAACGGAGGTTAGTACGATACACCAGCAGTATGCCGAACAACTCCTCAACGCCCAGGAAACGGAACGACGACGTATTGCCAAAGACCTGCACGATGACATCGGCACTTCGCTTATTGCCCTGCGTGGCAAACTTCCCGCCAACAGCTCCGATGCACACAATTTCCTCGATCAGATTATTGCCGACGTACGAGCGGTGTCGCACAATCTGATGCCCGATGAATTGATGACGCTTGGGCTGGCTGGTGCGGTAGGAGAAGCTGCACGTCGGTTAGAAGATTCATCAGGAATTAAATTTTTGTTTATAAGTGCAGGTGAAACCGTTCCGCTTTCCCAAATAGCCGAGTTGACTCTATACCGCGCTATATTGGAATTAATGAACAACGTAGTGCGCCATAGTCAGGCTACTGAGTCGGTTGTTCAGTTAGTATATCATCCTGATCTGCTGAATATTACCATAGAAGATAATGGTCGGGGATTTCCCAATAAAAACACGGGCTCAATGAATGGAATTGGGCTTAAAAGTGTAGCTTCA comes from Spirosoma aureum and encodes:
- a CDS encoding sensor histidine kinase yields the protein MLVRTCLCFLFLWGSHTAMAQHNPSVLRIDGHFAKNTLFGHAAYFSDTSQTVTIEALLSDRANQYDFQLVDKQILNIGFAPWAHWVRCQIRNEANQEQALVFGVDFVYIDDLAFYIVDDQRKVRYRKEHISRRTPIVDRPMAHRMFAFPVIIKPNQTLTLYCRAIREKSVLMLPITLYSQHEFIKYGFSFDLLISLGTGILLIAFLTSLSLFLVTKKSLLCYYAIYTVSYGIAFMGMVGIWDHYMPNIPLLGENTHLVMFGIAGFAQLNFTIEFLLLRSLLNRKWINGIKIISLLSLSAAVYVLILPFSFTNSSIIAIVGLVTELLILGLIVFGLIHRKYEALIYFISFLPLLISITWFAISVLFSVDISWVFFKFGYAIPFVQIIVLGIGIGFKLIREKEESLTEVSTIHQQYAEQLLNAQETERRRIAKDLHDDIGTSLIALRGKLPANSSDAHNFLDQIIADVRAVSHNLMPDELMTLGLAGAVGEAARRLEDSSGIKFLFISAGETVPLSQIAELTLYRAILELMNNVVRHSQATESVVQLVYHPDLLNITIEDNGRGFPNKNTGSMNGIGLKSVASRTEWLRGLMAVDTSVAGTTIRLEIPYDLHLP